The Solibacillus daqui genome has a segment encoding these proteins:
- the nikB gene encoding nickel ABC transporter permease has protein sequence MLKFISRRLVEVIPILIVVSIVTFLFIHLIPGDPARLVAGKDATLEEVENVRQELGLNEPIITQYFDFMKNMVTGNLGTSLTTGLPVIDMFKTRFMPSVYLTFFAMIWATIFGLLIGVLTAVFKNKWPDYLGMIVAVSGISIPGFWLGLLLIQFFSVQLGWLPTGGIDSLKSYILPSITLGAGIMSMIARFTRSSLLETLQADYIRTSRAKGLSEKTVIFGHALRNSLISVVTIAGLQFGFLLGGSVVVETVFSFPGMGRLLIDSIAFRDYPVIQSALLLFALEFILVNLIVDVLYKVLNPKIQLNS, from the coding sequence GTGCTTAAGTTTATTTCTCGAAGATTGGTAGAGGTTATTCCAATTTTAATTGTTGTGTCTATTGTGACATTTTTATTTATTCATTTAATTCCTGGGGATCCGGCACGTTTAGTAGCTGGAAAGGATGCCACGCTTGAAGAAGTAGAAAATGTTCGACAAGAATTAGGCTTGAACGAACCAATTATTACACAATATTTCGACTTTATGAAGAACATGGTTACGGGCAATCTTGGCACATCTTTAACGACGGGCTTACCTGTAATTGACATGTTTAAAACAAGATTTATGCCGTCTGTTTATTTAACATTTTTCGCAATGATTTGGGCAACGATATTTGGGTTGTTAATCGGTGTATTAACGGCTGTATTTAAAAATAAATGGCCTGATTATTTGGGGATGATTGTAGCTGTATCCGGTATTTCTATTCCAGGGTTCTGGTTAGGGTTATTATTAATTCAATTTTTCTCAGTGCAGTTAGGTTGGCTACCGACTGGTGGAATCGACAGCCTAAAGAGCTATATTTTACCCTCGATTACATTGGGTGCAGGTATTATGTCTATGATTGCCCGTTTTACTAGGTCTTCATTATTAGAAACATTACAAGCGGATTATATTCGAACGAGCCGTGCAAAAGGCTTATCTGAAAAAACAGTGATTTTTGGTCATGCATTACGAAACTCTTTAATTTCCGTAGTAACGATTGCTGGTTTACAATTCGGCTTTTTATTAGGTGGTTCCGTTGTTGTTGAAACCGTATTTAGTTTCCCAGGAATGGGACGTTTATTAATCGATTCCATCGCATTCCGTGATTATCCTGTTATCCAGTCTGCGTTATTATTATTTGCTTTGGAATTTATTTTAGTGAACTTAATTGTAGATGTACTCTACAAAGTTTTAAATCCGAAAATTCAGTTGAATTCATAA
- a CDS encoding class I adenylate-forming enzyme family protein, which yields MGINIGQILASRASLTGGKVGFINGENHITFTEMNNRANAFAAYLQRQGLQSGDKIALLCKNNEDVIATFFGAAKIGVVTVVMNYRLQAQELDYIYSHSDAQLLIHDVAFQELVDQLTVVSQTISHQSTPSLTEIYEEVAVEPVQHTFANDPILMMYTSGTTGRPKGALISHNNLQAASIGLSHTIDWWEQDRFLMVAPFFHIGGFAPLITNVHIGATMVLMEDFHPVEAWKLIEKEKVTTSMTVPAMLAFLLQTYPMVKSDISSLRYITCGASAVPAPLILGCRQLGIPVQQVYGITEYTGAVSFWKPSQGEGKFDSMGKIVMQGSVQIKDLTTKEVLPAGAIGEIVLKGPQIFVGYYKNDEAYHTVIENNEFYTGDVGYLDQDGFLYVVDRVKDMIISGGENIYSAELELVLAQHEAVQEVAVVGRPDEKWGEVPVAYIVKKAESEVNEEDIVAHCKSKLASYKAVKDVVFLEALPRNAVGKILKMQLKELQNI from the coding sequence ATGGGAATTAATATTGGACAAATTTTAGCAAGTCGCGCTTCATTAACAGGTGGAAAAGTTGGGTTTATTAACGGAGAAAATCACATTACATTTACTGAAATGAACAATCGTGCCAATGCGTTTGCGGCATATTTGCAACGACAAGGTTTACAAAGCGGAGATAAAATAGCGCTTCTTTGTAAAAATAATGAAGATGTGATCGCAACATTTTTCGGAGCTGCCAAAATTGGGGTAGTTACGGTCGTAATGAATTATCGTTTACAAGCACAGGAACTTGATTATATTTATTCGCATAGTGATGCGCAGTTGTTAATTCATGATGTTGCGTTTCAAGAGCTTGTCGATCAATTAACAGTTGTGTCTCAAACAATTTCCCATCAATCAACGCCAAGTTTAACGGAGATTTATGAAGAAGTAGCGGTTGAACCAGTTCAGCATACCTTTGCAAATGATCCGATATTAATGATGTATACTTCAGGCACTACTGGTCGTCCAAAGGGTGCGTTAATTTCGCATAACAATTTACAGGCGGCTTCAATTGGCTTATCACATACGATTGATTGGTGGGAGCAAGATCGCTTTTTAATGGTTGCTCCATTTTTCCATATTGGAGGTTTCGCCCCATTAATTACGAATGTGCATATTGGCGCAACAATGGTATTAATGGAAGATTTCCATCCAGTTGAAGCTTGGAAGCTTATTGAAAAAGAAAAAGTTACGACTTCAATGACCGTTCCTGCAATGCTCGCATTTTTACTACAAACGTATCCAATGGTGAAATCAGATATTTCGTCGTTGCGCTATATTACTTGTGGCGCTTCTGCCGTTCCAGCTCCACTTATTTTAGGCTGTCGTCAGCTTGGTATTCCAGTGCAGCAAGTATATGGCATTACAGAATATACTGGGGCCGTTTCGTTTTGGAAGCCGAGTCAAGGGGAAGGAAAATTCGACTCGATGGGCAAAATAGTGATGCAAGGTTCGGTACAAATTAAAGATTTAACAACGAAAGAGGTATTACCAGCAGGGGCAATTGGTGAAATAGTATTAAAAGGTCCACAAATTTTTGTTGGCTACTATAAAAATGATGAAGCATATCATACTGTTATTGAAAACAATGAATTTTACACAGGGGATGTTGGCTACTTAGACCAAGACGGATTTTTATATGTAGTGGACCGCGTAAAGGATATGATTATTAGCGGCGGCGAAAATATATATTCGGCAGAGCTAGAGCTTGTACTTGCGCAACACGAAGCAGTACAAGAGGTTGCTGTTGTTGGTAGACCTGATGAAAAATGGGGGGAAGTACCTGTTGCATATATTGTGAAAAAGGCAGAGAGTGAAGTAAACGAAGAAGACATTGTTGCGCATTGCAAATCTAAGCTCGCTTCCTATAAAGCAGTGAAGGATGTTGTGTTCTTAGAAGCTTTACCGCGCAATGCAGTAGGAAAAATTTTAAAAATGCAGTTAAAGGAATTACAAAATATTTGA
- a CDS encoding c-type cytochrome has product MKSVVAAIIGIFISIGLGVGVYNTFISVDPALTTELVEQKNAMALAQEREPKFPEINMADIPKDHENLDEIIYGYNLVNETHVYAEDKVGANLSCTSCHAGAGLQEVASLVGVQADYPKYIARAGDIVTIEKRINGCMVRSMNGKPFEADSKELEAMVAYFDYISEDVELGQKRPWAKSVDMKQVPTPNVQDGEQLYNKSCISCHAADGSGIGANAGPALWGETSFNDGAGIARMSKMAGFIQAYMPVGQEMTLTDQEASDLAAYILTQDRPEWGKHDKDWPKGDKPSDIMTKERREQAQNGTIDWAEVLVDYQ; this is encoded by the coding sequence ATGAAAAGTGTAGTTGCAGCTATTATAGGTATATTTATTTCCATAGGGTTAGGTGTAGGAGTGTACAACACATTTATTAGCGTTGATCCGGCACTAACTACTGAGCTTGTAGAACAAAAAAATGCAATGGCATTGGCACAAGAAAGAGAACCAAAATTCCCGGAAATTAATATGGCAGACATTCCAAAAGATCATGAAAATTTAGATGAAATTATTTACGGTTATAATTTAGTGAATGAGACTCATGTTTATGCGGAAGACAAGGTAGGCGCGAATTTATCTTGTACGAGCTGTCATGCGGGTGCAGGGTTACAGGAAGTAGCATCATTAGTTGGGGTACAGGCTGATTATCCAAAATATATCGCACGCGCAGGGGATATTGTGACAATTGAAAAACGAATTAATGGCTGTATGGTGCGTAGTATGAACGGTAAGCCATTTGAAGCGGATTCTAAGGAATTAGAAGCAATGGTCGCTTACTTTGATTATATTTCTGAAGATGTAGAGCTAGGGCAAAAACGTCCATGGGCAAAATCAGTCGATATGAAGCAAGTACCAACACCGAATGTACAAGACGGGGAGCAATTATACAATAAATCATGTATTTCATGTCACGCAGCAGATGGTTCAGGTATTGGTGCCAATGCAGGTCCGGCACTTTGGGGCGAAACATCCTTTAACGACGGAGCAGGCATAGCGCGTATGTCGAAAATGGCAGGCTTTATTCAGGCTTATATGCCAGTTGGTCAGGAGATGACATTAACAGATCAAGAAGCATCGGACTTAGCGGCCTATATTTTAACGCAAGACCGTCCAGAGTGGGGCAAGCATGATAAAGACTGGCCAAAAGGGGATAAACCGTCAGATATTATGACGAAGGAACGCCGTGAGCAAGCACAAAATGGCACGATTGATTGGGCAGAAGTTTTAGTAGATTATCAATAA
- a CDS encoding ABC transporter ATP-binding protein, producing MAQSLLEVQQLETSFQRDKQQIKILRGVNFSIRKGEVLGLVGESGSGKSITSLSIMRLFHGTTGKINKGSIKFDGQELTTLSEKEMRKLRGKNLSMIFQEPMTSLNPVMKIGRQLTEVIQLHLGLSKKESELHAIDMLKKVGIGRAEEIMNEHPHQLSGGMRQRVMIAIAMACHPSLLIADEPTTALDVTIQAQILQLMRNLKDENETAILLITHDLGIVAEMCDRVVVMYAGEVVEEASVFELFANPKHPYTQGLIASVPKLGEKKEELDSIKGQVPSPMNMPMGCKFAPRCDKSIEKCLKHEPPVYSVGSDAKCACWLYEPKDVNG from the coding sequence ATGGCACAATCTTTATTAGAAGTTCAACAATTAGAGACATCCTTTCAACGTGATAAACAACAAATCAAAATCTTACGTGGTGTCAATTTTTCGATTCGAAAAGGTGAAGTGCTTGGCTTAGTAGGCGAATCGGGTAGCGGAAAAAGCATTACATCCTTATCAATTATGCGCCTATTTCATGGTACAACCGGAAAGATAAACAAAGGCTCGATAAAATTTGACGGTCAAGAACTTACTACCTTATCAGAAAAGGAAATGCGAAAACTTCGTGGGAAAAATTTATCAATGATATTTCAGGAGCCGATGACGTCATTAAACCCTGTTATGAAAATTGGTAGACAACTAACAGAAGTCATTCAATTGCATTTAGGACTAAGCAAAAAGGAAAGTGAGCTCCATGCGATTGATATGCTTAAAAAAGTGGGTATTGGGCGTGCAGAGGAAATAATGAATGAGCACCCTCACCAATTATCAGGGGGGATGAGGCAGCGTGTAATGATTGCCATTGCAATGGCATGTCATCCAAGCTTGCTAATTGCCGATGAACCAACAACGGCTCTTGACGTAACGATACAGGCACAGATATTGCAGTTAATGCGAAATTTAAAGGATGAAAATGAAACTGCCATATTATTAATCACGCATGATTTAGGTATTGTTGCTGAAATGTGTGACCGTGTAGTTGTCATGTATGCAGGTGAAGTTGTAGAAGAAGCAAGTGTATTTGAGCTTTTTGCTAATCCAAAGCATCCGTACACACAAGGGCTCATTGCATCTGTGCCAAAGCTAGGAGAGAAAAAGGAAGAATTAGATTCCATTAAAGGCCAGGTTCCATCACCGATGAATATGCCAATGGGCTGTAAATTTGCACCACGCTGTGACAAGTCAATTGAAAAATGCTTAAAACATGAGCCCCCCGTGTATAGCGTAGGCAGCGATGCGAAGTGTGCATGCTGGCTCTATGAACCAAAGGATGTGAATGGTTAA
- a CDS encoding alpha/beta fold hydrolase → MGYFVPVEPGVNLYVEDINPGGNKTIVFLHGWPLSHNQFEYQFNVLPAMGYRCIGIDWRGFGNSDKPMSGYTFNRLADDIRTLVGTLQLNNFTLVGHSTGGSIAIRYMSRHNGFGVSKLVLVDAAAPTGFTAETANNFLKETLNDRPKMMQDVTDGFFFQYITKPFSDWFLQMGLQAASWSTAAIIITLRDENLHADLPQINVPTLIIHGIHDKVIPFAQAHELNEKIRNSQLVPFQYSGHGAFWEERDKFNQLLTQFI, encoded by the coding sequence ATAGGCTATTTTGTTCCTGTAGAGCCAGGTGTGAATTTATATGTAGAAGATATTAATCCAGGTGGAAATAAGACCATCGTGTTTTTACATGGCTGGCCGTTAAGTCATAATCAGTTTGAATATCAGTTTAATGTTCTTCCTGCTATGGGTTATCGCTGTATAGGTATTGATTGGAGGGGCTTTGGTAATTCGGATAAACCAATGAGTGGCTATACGTTTAACAGACTGGCAGATGATATTCGTACATTGGTTGGAACACTTCAATTAAACAATTTTACGCTCGTAGGTCACTCAACAGGTGGGTCTATCGCAATTCGATACATGTCTCGCCACAACGGTTTTGGGGTATCGAAGCTCGTACTTGTTGATGCGGCAGCTCCAACTGGATTTACCGCGGAAACTGCTAATAACTTTCTAAAAGAAACCTTAAATGACCGTCCTAAGATGATGCAGGACGTAACAGATGGCTTTTTCTTTCAGTATATAACTAAACCGTTCTCGGACTGGTTTTTACAAATGGGATTACAAGCAGCAAGTTGGTCGACAGCTGCGATAATAATTACATTAAGAGATGAAAATTTGCATGCGGATCTTCCACAAATTAATGTCCCTACTTTAATCATTCATGGTATTCATGATAAAGTTATTCCATTTGCACAAGCTCACGAACTCAATGAAAAAATAAGAAATTCACAGCTTGTTCCATTCCAATATAGTGGGCACGGTGCTTTCTGGGAAGAACGAGACAAGTTTAACCAGCTATTGACACAATTTATTTAG
- a CDS encoding response regulator transcription factor — protein sequence MQQQILLVDPNTQWTDKLAAFLSENSFTVIITSSAEEAMKIFHQSYPCMVIMELNLPNGSGEMFCKWIRANQTADVSIIMVTEKNHVEDKINGLTIGADDYLTKPVYLEELLAHMHAVLRRTGLFCQKIIHNGLCIKPRKGEVYLNGAPIQLTKHEFMLLYYLMDHPNQIISREALIEQLYPNIEKEIFERSIDAHIKKLRAKIEVDRKQPKRIVTVRGEGYKYIPDE from the coding sequence ATGCAACAACAGATTTTACTTGTCGATCCAAATACACAATGGACGGATAAGTTAGCGGCTTTTTTAAGTGAAAATAGTTTTACTGTCATCATTACCTCCTCTGCCGAAGAGGCGATGAAAATATTCCATCAATCTTATCCTTGCATGGTTATTATGGAGTTAAATTTGCCAAACGGTTCGGGCGAGATGTTTTGTAAGTGGATTCGTGCCAATCAAACAGCCGATGTTTCGATTATTATGGTAACCGAAAAAAATCATGTGGAAGATAAAATTAATGGCTTAACAATTGGTGCAGACGATTATTTAACAAAGCCCGTGTATTTAGAGGAATTGCTGGCACATATGCATGCTGTACTACGCCGTACCGGTTTATTTTGCCAAAAAATTATTCACAATGGGCTGTGCATCAAACCACGCAAAGGTGAGGTGTATTTAAATGGCGCACCGATTCAGTTAACAAAACATGAATTTATGCTTCTATATTATTTAATGGACCATCCTAATCAGATTATTTCACGTGAGGCGTTAATAGAACAATTATATCCGAATATTGAAAAGGAAATTTTCGAACGTTCAATCGATGCACATATTAAAAAATTGCGTGCCAAAATTGAAGTAGACCGCAAACAGCCCAAACGCATTGTAACCGTTCGTGGTGAGGGCTATAAATACATACCAGATGAATAA
- a CDS encoding ABC transporter permease, with product MSTTIIENQERQQKVIKYSPVKEFWKNFRQKKVALIASSFILLLIAIAFIGPYVAPYDPYEPNYDAILEGPSIAHFAGTDEYGRDIFSRLIVGSKISLLVSFSAVFLGLILGTIIGLISGFFGGWVDKIIMRFCDVLFSFPDLLLAIAIVAILGPGINNVIIAVMIFSIPSFARLVRGATLNAKENVYVEAARSMGASRTRIIFKHIFPETISELIIFVTMRVGTAILAASSLSFLGLGASPETPEWGVMLSSGRDYLGTNTHLVLMPGIAIFITVLAFNLIGDGLRDVLDPKTKNS from the coding sequence GTGTCAACTACTATTATAGAAAATCAAGAACGCCAACAAAAGGTAATAAAATACTCACCTGTGAAAGAATTTTGGAAAAATTTCCGACAAAAAAAAGTAGCATTAATCGCAAGCAGCTTCATTTTATTATTGATAGCCATTGCTTTTATTGGGCCATATGTAGCGCCATATGACCCGTACGAACCAAATTACGATGCAATTTTAGAAGGTCCGAGCATAGCTCATTTTGCAGGGACTGACGAATATGGGCGCGATATTTTCAGTCGCCTTATTGTCGGGTCAAAAATTTCACTTCTTGTCAGCTTTAGTGCGGTATTTTTAGGCTTAATCTTAGGGACAATTATTGGATTAATTAGTGGATTTTTCGGTGGATGGGTAGACAAAATCATTATGCGTTTTTGTGATGTATTGTTCTCATTCCCGGATTTATTATTAGCCATTGCCATCGTAGCCATTTTAGGACCAGGCATTAACAACGTAATAATTGCCGTAATGATTTTTAGTATTCCGTCCTTTGCGCGATTAGTGCGTGGGGCTACATTAAATGCAAAAGAGAATGTCTATGTAGAAGCGGCACGTTCGATGGGTGCTTCACGAACACGGATTATTTTTAAGCATATTTTTCCAGAAACAATAAGTGAGCTAATAATATTTGTAACAATGCGTGTAGGTACAGCTATTTTAGCAGCATCAAGTTTAAGCTTTTTAGGTTTAGGCGCAAGCCCTGAAACACCTGAATGGGGTGTGATGCTAAGTAGTGGGCGAGATTATTTAGGAACGAATACTCATCTTGTCTTAATGCCGGGAATTGCCATCTTTATAACTGTTTTGGCATTTAACTTAATAGGTGATGGCCTACGTGATGTACTAGATCCTAAAACAAAGAATAGTTAA
- a CDS encoding glutathione ABC transporter substrate-binding protein, giving the protein MKYVKNLAWLLVVMLFLVACSSDDSNSASNDSSTDSGTNSESTSSNDTTSGENSDEIVIAVNENFISMDPHNTGDTNSNSVQSAMLEGLLGYDGEGNIINVLATEYNVSDDALEYSFKLREGVQFHDGEAFNAEAVKVNVERIMNDEKLRLYSRGFNIVKSVDVVSDYEVKVTLTEPYGPMITRFAAAKMISPKMIKEQGAEIPKSVVGTGPYKFVEWIQGDHLTVERNEDYWDGADRVSKITYKPVPENGSRVAMLKTGEADVIYPVPPQNITELNSNKDVEINQVPSTIARYVSLNTFKEPLNNEKVRLALNYAVDKDAFLKVVNSGLGLPLDSIIPSKTIFYKKQEMYNFDIEKAKSLLAEAGYPDGFEIEIWGNTNSDTMKGMQFIQQQLSQINVKVEIKSMEEATLSDEIYGAQTPEEAKLMMWYVSWSAYPSDVTNATKPLFHSSSFPPNSANTAYYNNPTADKLMDEANSISDQSKQEDLYGQLQEEVYASAPWIFLGVDEIVYGVRSDVSGVIVNPGGGLDVRDAKVK; this is encoded by the coding sequence ATGAAGTATGTAAAAAATTTAGCATGGCTACTTGTTGTAATGTTATTTTTAGTTGCATGTTCTTCTGATGACAGCAATAGTGCATCAAATGATAGCTCTACTGATTCAGGCACAAACAGTGAATCAACTTCTTCTAACGATACAACTTCAGGCGAGAATTCCGATGAAATTGTTATCGCAGTGAATGAAAATTTCATTTCAATGGATCCACATAACACAGGGGATACGAACTCTAACTCAGTTCAAAGTGCGATGCTAGAGGGCTTACTTGGTTATGATGGCGAAGGAAATATTATTAACGTGTTAGCTACTGAATATAATGTAAGCGATGATGCATTAGAATATTCATTCAAATTACGTGAGGGCGTTCAATTCCATGACGGTGAAGCATTCAATGCAGAAGCAGTAAAAGTGAACGTGGAACGAATTATGAATGATGAAAAATTACGTTTGTATTCACGTGGATTTAATATTGTAAAGTCAGTGGATGTTGTAAGCGATTACGAAGTGAAAGTAACGCTAACAGAACCATACGGACCGATGATTACGCGCTTTGCTGCAGCGAAGATGATTAGTCCGAAAATGATAAAGGAACAGGGTGCTGAAATTCCAAAGTCAGTTGTTGGAACAGGTCCATACAAATTTGTTGAATGGATTCAAGGGGATCACTTAACAGTTGAGCGCAACGAAGATTATTGGGATGGCGCAGATCGTGTGTCAAAAATTACGTATAAACCCGTACCTGAAAATGGTTCACGTGTAGCAATGTTAAAAACAGGTGAAGCAGATGTTATTTATCCTGTACCACCTCAAAATATCACTGAATTAAATAGCAACAAAGATGTTGAAATTAATCAGGTGCCTTCAACAATTGCACGCTATGTATCTTTAAATACATTTAAAGAGCCATTAAATAATGAAAAAGTGCGTCTTGCTTTAAACTATGCTGTGGATAAAGATGCCTTTTTAAAAGTAGTAAATTCAGGCTTAGGTTTACCTTTAGATTCAATTATTCCATCAAAAACGATTTTCTATAAAAAGCAAGAAATGTATAACTTTGATATTGAAAAAGCGAAATCATTATTAGCAGAAGCTGGCTATCCAGATGGTTTTGAAATCGAAATCTGGGGCAATACCAACTCGGATACGATGAAAGGTATGCAATTCATTCAACAACAATTAAGTCAAATTAACGTAAAAGTTGAGATTAAATCAATGGAGGAAGCAACATTATCAGACGAAATTTATGGTGCACAAACACCAGAAGAAGCAAAACTGATGATGTGGTATGTAAGTTGGTCTGCTTATCCATCTGATGTGACAAATGCAACAAAACCATTATTCCATAGTAGCTCGTTCCCTCCTAACAGTGCAAACACTGCATATTACAACAATCCAACAGCAGATAAGCTAATGGATGAAGCAAACTCAATTTCAGATCAATCGAAGCAAGAAGACTTGTATGGACAACTGCAAGAGGAAGTTTATGCTAGTGCACCATGGATTTTCTTAGGGGTTGATGAAATTGTCTATGGAGTACGTTCGGATGTAAGTGGCGTAATTGTGAATCCTGGCGGTGGCTTAGACGTTCGAGATGCAAAAGTTAAATAG
- a CDS encoding cold-shock protein, which translates to MAQGTVKWFNAEKGFGFIEVEGGADVFAHFSAIQGEGFKSLEEGQKVEFSVEDGQRGPQAANIVKL; encoded by the coding sequence ATGGCACAAGGTACAGTTAAATGGTTTAACGCAGAAAAAGGTTTCGGTTTCATCGAAGTTGAAGGCGGAGCAGACGTATTCGCACACTTCTCAGCTATCCAAGGTGAAGGTTTCAAATCACTTGAAGAAGGTCAAAAAGTTGAGTTTTCAGTAGAAGACGGTCAACGCGGACCACAAGCTGCTAACATCGTTAAACTTTAA
- a CDS encoding TetR/AcrR family transcriptional regulator, producing the protein MSKRALKKQQNRQQMIQAAIELFSKKPFSEVSVRDITKKANVSPALLYQYFDDQQHLFLIAMQHENSKLLQELSQYSTIDDVAKGYITYFFEHDTLFQMMSHFMLQPKGYETSQIFVEETSKLFQIFKKALSKVASKEQLQVETQLLFSTLNGLLITYKNLPQYSKEQSLALILSLVEHSLQKIPTK; encoded by the coding sequence ATGTCAAAACGTGCGTTAAAAAAACAACAAAATCGCCAGCAAATGATTCAGGCTGCAATTGAACTATTTAGTAAAAAACCGTTCTCAGAAGTGAGTGTGCGTGACATTACAAAAAAGGCGAATGTTTCTCCCGCGCTCCTTTATCAATATTTTGATGATCAGCAACATTTATTTTTAATCGCAATGCAACATGAAAATTCAAAGTTATTACAGGAGCTTTCGCAATACTCAACAATTGATGATGTAGCGAAAGGCTATATCACCTATTTTTTCGAGCATGATACATTGTTCCAAATGATGTCACACTTTATGCTTCAACCAAAGGGCTATGAAACATCACAAATTTTCGTTGAGGAAACTTCAAAGTTATTTCAGATATTCAAAAAAGCACTATCAAAAGTTGCATCAAAAGAACAGCTTCAAGTCGAAACACAACTGTTATTTTCAACGTTAAATGGTCTGCTGATTACTTATAAAAACTTACCGCAATATTCAAAAGAGCAATCATTGGCACTCATTTTATCGTTAGTGGAACATTCACTTCAAAAAATCCCTACAAAATAA
- a CDS encoding acyl-CoA dehydrogenase family protein codes for MEMVTKINEYSFQQFIKLRNNLNDWDNPFLQKMFRKLLQNDYEQLEAELEPYTKKLSSTWRSATNEIARPENAPTIRQYNAYNERIDRIVRPLEAIQLTEEIFNDGLFSANQQPFKGIVKRYFLHGNGEAGITCPLACTDGLIALIEMFYDEVPQAVRDIYEHAKNGRNGQFAIGAQFMSEIQGGSNIPANVLRAVAHDDHYLLYGNKFFCSAVHADYSVVTARIEGTDDIAVFVVPTWLPGDKEHERRNHHTVNRLKWKLGTSELPSGEIDYNGAIAYRIGPQNRGVALAVSVVLTRSRLDIGFSSAAFVMRAAREAMLYARFRQVFDRKIDEFPMAAAQLEDLQDAAKRMAATAFAVYERFLQTDNEDAVQAFATREIILLQKVFASKEAVDKLRLAISIFGGHGAIEDFSSIPRLFRDSMVNELWEGPRNVLLAQIYRDLHKMTKTVSLQRILQAMFPNVSLEQLQVAQQELQSIMQIDLTALPTMENRQAARRWEQIWEELFFTYQQNIVGNLEETTILPDQLLAQI; via the coding sequence ATGGAAATGGTAACGAAAATAAATGAATATTCTTTTCAACAATTTATTAAATTACGAAACAATTTGAATGATTGGGATAATCCTTTTTTGCAAAAAATGTTTCGAAAACTACTGCAAAATGATTATGAACAACTTGAAGCAGAGCTAGAGCCATACACAAAAAAATTATCCTCAACATGGCGAAGTGCTACAAATGAAATTGCGCGACCTGAAAATGCACCAACGATTCGCCAATATAATGCCTACAATGAACGAATAGATCGAATTGTACGTCCGTTAGAGGCGATTCAGTTAACAGAAGAAATTTTTAATGATGGTTTATTTAGCGCAAATCAACAGCCATTTAAGGGTATAGTGAAACGCTATTTTTTACATGGCAATGGGGAAGCGGGAATAACGTGTCCACTTGCATGCACCGATGGACTGATTGCATTGATTGAAATGTTTTATGATGAAGTGCCTCAAGCGGTTCGAGATATTTATGAACATGCGAAAAATGGACGGAATGGACAATTTGCAATTGGAGCGCAATTTATGTCTGAAATTCAAGGTGGATCGAATATCCCAGCAAATGTATTGCGCGCGGTTGCGCATGACGACCATTATTTATTATATGGTAATAAGTTTTTCTGTTCCGCTGTTCATGCAGACTATTCTGTTGTAACTGCACGAATCGAAGGAACCGATGATATCGCCGTATTTGTTGTACCGACTTGGTTACCGGGAGATAAGGAACACGAGCGACGCAATCACCATACGGTTAATCGTTTGAAATGGAAGCTTGGAACAAGTGAATTGCCATCAGGGGAAATAGATTATAATGGGGCAATTGCTTATCGTATAGGGCCACAAAATCGAGGGGTTGCGCTTGCGGTAAGTGTTGTTTTAACACGCTCTCGTTTAGATATTGGTTTTTCGAGTGCGGCCTTTGTGATGCGAGCAGCACGTGAAGCTATGTTGTACGCGCGATTCCGTCAAGTATTTGATCGAAAAATTGACGAGTTTCCAATGGCAGCAGCTCAGCTAGAAGATTTACAAGATGCGGCAAAGCGTATGGCAGCAACAGCTTTTGCCGTATATGAGCGCTTTTTACAAACGGACAATGAAGATGCCGTTCAAGCTTTTGCAACACGTGAAATTATTTTACTACAAAAGGTTTTTGCCTCAAAAGAAGCAGTTGATAAATTACGTCTTGCCATTTCCATTTTTGGCGGGCACGGTGCAATTGAAGACTTTTCTTCGATTCCGAGATTATTCCGAGATAGTATGGTCAATGAGTTATGGGAAGGACCGCGTAATGTATTGCTCGCACAAATTTATCGAGATTTACACAAAATGACGAAAACTGTATCATTGCAACGTATTTTACAAGCCATGTTTCCAAATGTATCATTGGAGCAATTACAAGTAGCTCAGCAAGAATTGCAAAGTATTATGCAAATCGATTTAACCGCATTGCCTACAATGGAAAACCGACAAGCAGCACGAAGATGGGAGCAAATTTGGGAAGAGTTATTTTTTACCTATCAACAAAATATAGTAGGTAACTTAGAAGAAACAACGATATTGCCAGACCAATTGTTAGCACAAATTTAA